Sequence from the Maribellus comscasis genome:
GGATCCAAGATTTGGCTATAATGTTTTGTATCCGGGAGCTGTTGAACCCAATGGTGCGATTTATAATTCGCTACCATCCAGTACAACACAAGATCAGTTAGCATCAACCGAATTTACCACGAATTATGGATTTAATATTGTAAAAGGTGTAGATTGGGCAGGAGATGGAGGCAATCCAGAACAATCAACAATCAATTTTATCCTGATTCGTTATGCGGATGTATTACTTATGTATGCAGAAGCAAAGATTGAATTAAATGAGATAGATGACAGTGTTTACGATGCTATTAACGAGGTTCGTACACGCCCAACAGTTGAAATGCCAGCGATCACAACTGGTAAGTCTCAAAGTGAAATGAGGGAAATTGTCCAGAGAGAACGTAAAGTTGAATTGGCTTGGGAAGGCCTTCATTTGTTTGACATGAACCGTTGGCAGCAAGGTGAACTAAAAACTCAACAGGTTCTTGGTATCAGATACAAGAATGATGCTGGTGAATGGGTTATTGTTAATAACAATTTGACCCGTAATTTTAGACCAGACAGAGACTATTTATGGCCAATACCACAGAACGAAATAGAAGTAAATGATAATATAGGACAAAATCCAAATTATTGATTATTCGAAAAAAATCTAATGGGGGGTGTTAAAACTCTTCATTAGATTTTGAATCTGATACATATTAATAGTTGAAAGTTACTATTAATACAATATTCTCTTTTCAATCAATATTAATTACTTTGATGAATTATTACCTCAATCAATTTATAGATTCATAAGAGATAACACAGTAAATTGTTACTTAGGTTTTTTCACGCAGAACTTGTTGAATATCAGGTTGAAATAGTACAACTTTGGCATGCTTCTAATGTTCAGTATTGTGCTAAAATAAGGGTCATAGCTTAACGTTTGGAAGGAGATTGAATCATTTGTTCATATGAACTATTATAAAAATTTAAAAAATTGAATATGAAATTTGATCGTCGGGATTTCATTACCAAAACAACACTGGGAACCATTGGTGCGGCAAGTATTTTATCCGCTTGTTCTTCAGAAAAATCAAAAAAGGAAGAAATTCAGTTACCCGAGTTACTGGATCAGGCTCCGGATGGAAAAGTACTAAAAGCAGGACTAATAGGCTGTGGAGGCCGGGGAACAGGCGCTGCAATCAATTTTCTGGATGCCGGACCAAATCTCCAAATTACTGCTTTGGGTGACGTTTTTCAGGATAGAATAGACAGTTGTCGGGAAAAATTAAAAACTGAAAAAGGAGTTGAGATTGCCGATGAAAACTGTTTTTTGGGTTTTGACAGTTACGAAAAAGTAATTGATTCGGGTGTAGACCTTGTGCTTTTATGCACTCCTCCGCATTTTCGCCCTGCCCATGTGGAAGCCGCTGTAAATGCACGGAAGCACATTTTTATGGAAAAGCCAATAGCTGTCGATCCGGTAGGAGCCCGCTCTGTAATGGCGTCGGCAAAAAAAGCTGAGGCCATTGGTTTAAGTATGGTAAGCGGCACTGTTCGCAGGGTACAGAAAGATTATATGGAAACACAACGGCGCGTGGCAAATGGTGAAATAGGTGAAATTACAGGGGCAAATATTATCAGAAATGGTGGTGCATTGTGGTACCGCAACCGTCAACCCGAATGGAGCGACATGGAATATATGATACGTAACTGGGTAAATTTCTGCTGGCTTTCCGGCGACCATATTACCGAACAATTTATACATGAAATTGATGTAATGAACTGGCATGTTGATAAAATTCCGGTAAAAGCGATCGGTTGGGGTGGCCGGCAACGTAGAGTAACAGGCGATCAGTACGACTTTTTCAGCATTGAATATGTTTACGATAACGGGATGCGCACCCACTGCGCAGCGCGCCAGATTAACGGATGCACAAACCAAAAAGTACAGCAAATAAACGGAACAAACGGATATGCCGATGCTGCCGGAATAATTTACGACTTAGAAGGTAATGAAATATGGAAATATCCCCATCCGGAAGAGGACGACACAAATTCAAAATGGAAAGTGACAAATCCGTTTGTGCAGGAACATATTAATCTTGTTGCTTCTATCCGGGCAGGAAAGCCAATTAGTGATGCCGAAGCACAGATAAACTCAACACTTATTACAATAATGGGCAGAATTTCGGCATACACAGGTAAAGATGTAAGCTGGGAGGAAATGCTAAATTCTGATTTATACCTTGGACCTAAAACTTATGTTCTTGGCCCGGTGCCTGAAATAAAGGAAGAAATTCCGGTGGCAGGTGCACCTGCTCCGGGGAGTTTGTGAAATATTTTTTAAAGAGTTTTCCCGGTAGCTGAGAATTGATGTAGAACACAGGTTCGACCGGTTTAAAAAGAGAAGTTCTTTGCGAAATGCGGTTATCGATTTTTTGCAAAAGTTAAACCGGTTATTTTTTATCTAATAAACTACTTAATCTTCTTAAAACTGATAATATGAAATTTATTCTAGTACTTTTTTTTATTGTGTTTACAACACTGTTTACCACGGCTCAAAACGAAAAACTGAATATTGTAGTAATAGGTGCTCACCCTGATGATGCAGATCTTAAAGCAGGAGGTACAGCTATTAAATTTGTCGGGCTTGGGCACAATGTATTGTTCGTTTCACTTACGAATGGTGACGCCGGACATTATAAAACAGGAGGTGGCGCTTTGGCAAAAATACGAATTGCAGAAGCAAAAGAAGCCGGCAAAAGATTTGGCGTAACCTACAAAGTTCTCGATAATCATGATGGAGAGCTGATGCCCGATTTGCATGTTCGTTTGCAACTTATCCGGTTAATAAGGGAGTGGAATGCTGATGTGGTCATTGGCCCACGCCCGAATGACTATCACCCTGATCACCGAAATGCTTCAATATTAGTACAGGATGCAGCATATATGGTTATTGTACCGAATGTGGCACCGGACACTCCTCCTCTAAAGAAAAATCCGGTATTTCTTTATGCCGAGGACAGGTTTCAAAAACCCTATCCTTTTCGCCCCGATATTGCGGTGGATATTTCAGATGTTGTTGATCAGAAAGTATATGCTGTAGCTGCTCATAAATCGCAGTTTTTTGAATGGTTGCCCTGGGTTGACGGCTCTTTGGATTCTGTCCCGCCAACAGAAGAGGGGAAATTGGAATGGCTTAAAAATCTTCGGGTACACCAGGTTAAGCCATCTGTTAAACAATCATTGATAAAATGGTACGGAGAAGAGAAAGGAAATAAAGCAGAAGTTGCCGAAGCTTTTGAAATATGCGAATATGGCAAACAACCCAATAAAGAAGATATTTATCGGCTGTTTCCCATGTTGAAGGAATAATGCAAGGTGTTTAACCCAACAGAGATAAAAGTAAAGAAAAGATTAATTATAACATTTAAAATTATGGCTCTAAAAAAAGAATTTGTTTTGGTATGTCTGATTATTTCAGCATTTCTGTTAGAATCAGGTGTTTTAAAAGCTCAGGTTCAGGTGGCCACATTTGGAAAGAATATTAATTATGAAGATGTTCTTTCAGCAAAATTAAAAAAGGCAGAGCCTGTAAAATGGGTTCAGGTGAATACCAACGCCGATACATGGAAAGTTGACGGGAAAATTTTGAAATGTACAGGGCTCCCCATCGGCGTAATTCGCAGTGAAAAGCAGTACGAAAATTTTATTATGCACATCGAATGGAGTCATCAGGAGGCAGGAGGTAATTCCGGGACATTTGTGTGGAGCAAAGCTCAACCTGGCGAAAATCGTCTTCCTGATGGCGTTGAGGTACAGATGCTGGATTTGGAATGGGTAAAATTAAATACCCGCGATGGTAAGGAACCACCTGTTGCATATGTTCATGGCGAATTGTTTGGTGTTGGCGGCGTAGAGATAACCCCTGAAAATCCGAGAGGTAAGCGCAGTAAATCAAAAGAAAACCGGGTACTGGGGAAAAAGAAATGGAATACCTACGATGTTGTTTGTGTTGATGGCAATATAAAACTTTCTGTTAACGGTAAGTTTGTAAATGGTATTACCAATTCATCGCAGAAAAGAGGTTACATATGTTTGGAAGCAGAAGGAGCAGAAATTCATTTCAGGAACATTCAAATTATTGAATTAGATTGATTTACACAGATAAAGCGGAAATTTATTTTAACAGTTAAAAACAAAAAAAATGAACGAATACCGTATCAATCGTCGTAATTTTCTTCAAAAGACAGCTATTCTTGGAGCAACCAGTATGTTAACTCCGGGATTTATATCCGGATTGAAAGCAAACCCTACACCAAGAATGGTAACAAATGATATATCTATTGCTCAGTGGTCATTGGTCGATGAAATCAGAAAAGGAAAGTGGAAAACACTTGATTTTCCCAAAATAGCGCGGGAAGATTTTGACATCAATGGTATTGAATTCGTCAATACTTTATTTGAGGTTCCAACATTACACTATTTAAAAACACTGAAACAGAATGCCAAAGACTATGGCATCTCCATGGTGCTGATAATGGTTGACGACGAAGGGGAGACCTGCACTCCATCAAAAGAAGAGAGAAAGCAAACCGTAATAAATCATCAGAAATGGATTGATATTGCCAATTATCTGGGATGTCATGCAATTCGCACAAACTGTCGTGGACCTGAGAATGCTCCCAAAGATGAAGCCTTAAAATGGGCAACAGAAACATATAATATGATGCTTGAGTATGCGGTGCCGGCTAATGTTAGTATTTTGATTGAAAATCACGGAAGGCTTTCCAACGATGCTGACTGGATGGAGGCTTTGATGAAACAAGTCAACCACCTCTATTTTGGTTCTTATCCGGATTGGAGAGAACCTGGCCCTGAGTTTGACAACGTAAACTTTCTGCGTAAAATGTTGCCATACGCAGGTGGTAATTCCTATCGTAACCAACCGACAGAAGAATTAACGGCGCAAATGATTAAAATGTGTAAAGATGCAGGTTATCGGGGATGGTATGGGATTGAGTCAAGCGGACGCGAAGCAATTCATCAAGGTAAAGCATTGTTAAAAAAGTATTTGTGAAAAGTGTTGACGGAGTATAAAAATCAGGGAAGAACGATAAATTTCAATATTTCTAATAGTAAAAAGTAATGAATTATAAATTATTTTATCTGTTACTAAGCGTAATTTTCATCTCGTCATGCGTACAAAAGAGCAATACGCTTTCGGAAAAAGAAAAAGAAGAAGGGTGGAAATTACTTTTCGACGGACGATCGCTGGATAATTGGAAAATGTATAATGGCGGTTCAGTATCCGGATGGATGGTTGAAGATGGATGTCTTGTCGCTCAGGGAAAAGGCGGCGACATTGGTGGTGACATTATCACGAAAGAACAATACGACAATTTTGAAATCTCCGTGGATTGGAAATCCGGCAAAGGAGGAAACAGCGGCTTAATGTATCATGTATTGGAAGGCGAAAATCTAAATGCGCCTTATCTAACCGGCCCCGAATATCAGTTTATCGATGAAGAAGGTTTTGACGGAAAGCTGGAGGAGTGGCAGAAGACCGGATGTGACTATGCTATGCATCTCCCGGATCTAAATAAAAAGAAGGCAAACCCGGCAGGGAAATGGAACAACAGCAAAATTGTTTTTGATAACGGACATGTGGAACATTGGCTGAATGGGGAAAAAATACTGGAATTTGAAGCCTGGACGCCTGACTGGTACAAACGTAGGGATAGCGGAAAATGGGAAAATATGCCTGAATATGGTTTGTCACCAACAGGACATATCTGTCTGCAAGACCACGGGGCTACGTTTTGGTTCAAAAATATTAAAATAAGGCCTTTACCTAAAGCTGAGAAGGAACCTGTCAGCCTTTTCAATGGGAAAGATCTTACCGGTTGGAAGATATTTGGAACAGAAAAGTGGTGGGTTGAAGACGGGCTGCTGATTTGTGAAAGTGGTCCGGATAAGAAATATGGTTATCTGGGAACCGAAAGATATTATAAAGACTTTGATTTAACGCTTGAATTTAAGCAGTAAGCCGATGGGAACAGCGGTGTTTTTATCCGGTCTGTAATTGAAGGTACCAAAATAGCCGGTTGGCAGGTTGAAGTAGCTCCCAAAAATCATGATACCGGAGGGATTTATGAATCATATGGAAGAGGCTGGCTGGTGCAAATTCCCGATGAAATGGAAAATATTCTCAAAGAGAACGAATGGAATACGATGAGAATTAAAGTAGTAGGCGACGAAATTACAACATGGCTGAACAGTGTACAGATGGTGAACCTGAAAGATAAAAAGATTGGTGAAGCTGTTGGGCGAGTAGCATTGCAAATTCACTCCGGAGGAGGGATAAAAATATTATGGAGAAATCTCAAATTAAAAGAATTGTAAAATATACGATCAAGGCATTTTTAATAAAAATAAAATTCTAAATATTATGGACTTATCAAGAAGACAATTTACGAAGATTGCCGGACTGGCAACAGTAGGAACAGTTATTTCATCCAACTCCGTTTGGGCTGCCAACAGTGATACATTGAAAGTTGGGCTTATTGGCTGCGGCGGTCGCGGGACAGGTGCTGCAGAGCAGGCTTTGAGTGCCGACCCGAATGTGGTGCTTTACGCAATGGCTGATGCTTTTTCTGATCATTTGGAAGAATCATATACTTCATTGAAGCAAAAATTTGGAGAAAAAGTACAGGTTGCAGCGAATAAAAAGTTTGTGGGATTAGATGCGTTCCAAAAACTTATTGATTCGGATGTTGACGTGGTTCTGTTGGCTACACCACCTGCTTTCAGACCGGAACATTTGGAAGCGGCGATAAATGCAGATAAACATATTTTTTGCGAAAAACCATTTGCTGTTGATGCTCCGGGTTTACGCCGGGTAATGATGGCAGCAAAAAAAGCAAAGGACAAACAGCTTTCCCTTGTTTCAGGGTTTTGCTGGAGATACCATATCCCAAAACGCGAGACATTTAGCCGTGTTTTAGACGGGCAGATAGGAGAAGTTGTTGCGGCTGAAGCCACATATAACACCGGTGAGTTGTGGTATAAAGAACGTCAGAAAGGTTGGTCGGATATGGAATACCAGTTACGCAACTGGCTTTACTACAACTGGCTGTCGGGCGATCATATTATCGAACAGGCCATACACAGTATTGATATGCTTTCGTGGGCGATGGGAGATGAGGCTCCTGTAAAAGTAAGTGGCACAGGCGGACGCCAAAAACGTACAGACAAAAAGTACGGCAATGTTTATGACCACTTTGGAATAACTTATGAATATTCAAATGGAACCAAAGCCTATGTTTTTTGTCGTCAGCAAACCGGAACTACGCCGTCGTATGCTGTTGAACTTACGGGTTTGGATGGTAAATGCCTTGTGGATTGCAGAACAGGATTACATGAAATAAAAGGAAAAAATCCCTGGAAATACGACGACGATACTAAATTTACAGATGAAAACGCTTATAAAAAGTCGAAAGTAAAAAATATGTATCAACAGGAACACGACGAATTGTTCGCTTCAATCAGAAGTGGAAAGCCTATGAATGACGGGGAATGGATGACCCGCTCCAATTTGCTGGCTATGGCTGGTCGAATGGCTGCTTACTCAGGAGAAACCATTTCATACGAACAGGCACTCTCGTCAATGGAAGTATTATTCCCGGGAGATATCTCGTGGAAAACCAAATACGACATTCCGATTGCTGTTCCGGGAATTAAAAAATTTAAATAGAAGGACCATGAACAGGAAAAATTTTATTAAATCGACAGCGCTTTTGGCGGGAGCAGCGACAATACTTCCCTCCACACTGTCGGCAAGCGTATCTCAGATAGAGGGTGCAGGAAAAGTTACCCTGAAAAAAAGTCTTGGCTTTGGTATGATAAAAGAGGAGTTGTCTCTGACTGATAAATTCAAATTGGTAAAAGATTTGGGTTTTGATGGGGTGGAGTTGAACAGTCCGATTGATTTGGACAAATCCGAAGTGCTGGAAGCCAAAGAAAAGTCAGGTATTGAACTTCCAAGTGTGGTGAACAAAGATCATTGGAAAAAACCTCTTTCTGATCCCAATCCCGAGGTGCGAAAG
This genomic interval carries:
- a CDS encoding Gfo/Idh/MocA family protein is translated as MKFDRRDFITKTTLGTIGAASILSACSSEKSKKEEIQLPELLDQAPDGKVLKAGLIGCGGRGTGAAINFLDAGPNLQITALGDVFQDRIDSCREKLKTEKGVEIADENCFLGFDSYEKVIDSGVDLVLLCTPPHFRPAHVEAAVNARKHIFMEKPIAVDPVGARSVMASAKKAEAIGLSMVSGTVRRVQKDYMETQRRVANGEIGEITGANIIRNGGALWYRNRQPEWSDMEYMIRNWVNFCWLSGDHITEQFIHEIDVMNWHVDKIPVKAIGWGGRQRRVTGDQYDFFSIEYVYDNGMRTHCAARQINGCTNQKVQQINGTNGYADAAGIIYDLEGNEIWKYPHPEEDDTNSKWKVTNPFVQEHINLVASIRAGKPISDAEAQINSTLITIMGRISAYTGKDVSWEEMLNSDLYLGPKTYVLGPVPEIKEEIPVAGAPAPGSL
- a CDS encoding PIG-L deacetylase family protein, which gives rise to MKFILVLFFIVFTTLFTTAQNEKLNIVVIGAHPDDADLKAGGTAIKFVGLGHNVLFVSLTNGDAGHYKTGGGALAKIRIAEAKEAGKRFGVTYKVLDNHDGELMPDLHVRLQLIRLIREWNADVVIGPRPNDYHPDHRNASILVQDAAYMVIVPNVAPDTPPLKKNPVFLYAEDRFQKPYPFRPDIAVDISDVVDQKVYAVAAHKSQFFEWLPWVDGSLDSVPPTEEGKLEWLKNLRVHQVKPSVKQSLIKWYGEEKGNKAEVAEAFEICEYGKQPNKEDIYRLFPMLKE
- a CDS encoding 3-keto-disaccharide hydrolase, giving the protein MALKKEFVLVCLIISAFLLESGVLKAQVQVATFGKNINYEDVLSAKLKKAEPVKWVQVNTNADTWKVDGKILKCTGLPIGVIRSEKQYENFIMHIEWSHQEAGGNSGTFVWSKAQPGENRLPDGVEVQMLDLEWVKLNTRDGKEPPVAYVHGELFGVGGVEITPENPRGKRSKSKENRVLGKKKWNTYDVVCVDGNIKLSVNGKFVNGITNSSQKRGYICLEAEGAEIHFRNIQIIELD
- a CDS encoding sugar phosphate isomerase/epimerase family protein, with amino-acid sequence MNEYRINRRNFLQKTAILGATSMLTPGFISGLKANPTPRMVTNDISIAQWSLVDEIRKGKWKTLDFPKIAREDFDINGIEFVNTLFEVPTLHYLKTLKQNAKDYGISMVLIMVDDEGETCTPSKEERKQTVINHQKWIDIANYLGCHAIRTNCRGPENAPKDEALKWATETYNMMLEYAVPANVSILIENHGRLSNDADWMEALMKQVNHLYFGSYPDWREPGPEFDNVNFLRKMLPYAGGNSYRNQPTEELTAQMIKMCKDAGYRGWYGIESSGREAIHQGKALLKKYL
- a CDS encoding Gfo/Idh/MocA family protein yields the protein MDLSRRQFTKIAGLATVGTVISSNSVWAANSDTLKVGLIGCGGRGTGAAEQALSADPNVVLYAMADAFSDHLEESYTSLKQKFGEKVQVAANKKFVGLDAFQKLIDSDVDVVLLATPPAFRPEHLEAAINADKHIFCEKPFAVDAPGLRRVMMAAKKAKDKQLSLVSGFCWRYHIPKRETFSRVLDGQIGEVVAAEATYNTGELWYKERQKGWSDMEYQLRNWLYYNWLSGDHIIEQAIHSIDMLSWAMGDEAPVKVSGTGGRQKRTDKKYGNVYDHFGITYEYSNGTKAYVFCRQQTGTTPSYAVELTGLDGKCLVDCRTGLHEIKGKNPWKYDDDTKFTDENAYKKSKVKNMYQQEHDELFASIRSGKPMNDGEWMTRSNLLAMAGRMAAYSGETISYEQALSSMEVLFPGDISWKTKYDIPIAVPGIKKFK